The sequence GGGTTAATCTACTGATCCTCTTACCAGTCTcatggttgggggtggggtgagcagggaggaaaagggagacCTTGCTTTTCTCTTAGGGATCTTTAGTCATCTCAAGTCATAGTCCACATGCCTCCTTTCCTGTTGATCCTTCTCACCATAGCTTTGTTTCCTGTTTCCCCTAGTCCCCTTGTAGTTCCCTCTTATCTTCTCattccccatcccccatccccacccactgCCATGGGGCTTGGATTCTGAACTAACAGGGATACCCTCCACTGCAGAGCGGGATGAGTGGGTGCTCCGGCGGGGATGTGGTCATTGCCGGCCAGTGAGGGCGAGAGCGCCACAGCCCACTTCTTCCTTGGAGCTGGAGATGAGGGGCTGGGCACCCGTGGAATAGGCATGAGGACAGAAGAGAGTGACAGCGAGCTCCTTGAGGATGAGGAGGATGAAGTGGTAAGACCAGGGAAAATGATGTAACTTGGTTCTGGGACCCCTGTCATAGTTGAGATTCCATAGGATGGAGACACCTCTCCCCATTCTTCCCAAATGCATAGACTCCCTGTCATAAACAGGCCCTATTCTGATTAAGGGGAAGGGCAGTGGAGATTGGTTAGATTGCCTCTCTTTGAAGCCCCTACCCTTATGTCCTCCTCTTGTTATCTCATTATTATTGGTTCTCCTACTCTTCTGCCCGACTACACATTTCCTACTGTGGCAGTAGGAATACCTGCAGGTACCCCAATCTAGGCCTAAGTTAGGGGATAACTTTAACCCCATAGGTCCAAAGTCCTGGCAAGAAACTCTGTGCCCTAAGGAGATGAGACAGTGTTCCCTGATAGGGATGGTTTAGGTGGGAAGTATCTGACAGCACTTCCTCTCTGTAGCCTCCTGAACCTCAGATCATTGTTGGCATCTGTGCCATGACCAAGAAATCCAAGTCCAAGCCAATGACCCAAATCCTAGAGCGACTCTGCAGATTTGACTACCTGACTGTTATCATCCTGGGAGAAGATGTGATCCTCAATGAACCTGTGGAAAACTGGCCATCCTGCCACTGCCTCATCTCTTTCCACTCCAAAGGTTGGTGTCTGTGAAGGAAAATGGGAAGGAATGGTGTCGGGAATGCTGGACTGGGAAATGAGGCTCTTACTGTCAAATAGTAAAGAGGCCATCAGCTCTTCCCAACACACTAGGGAACAGTGCAAAGGGGTCTGTTCTCCCTACATCTTGGAGGAGTTGCTGGGGGTAGTTTAAAGCCCATATTTGAACGTCAGGACAGCTCTAAGATTCTTAGGGTCTCTGACAGAATTGGTCTTTGGAAGGAccctaaaaataatttctgttttacttttttctgatGGATATTCTAGACTTGGGAAGTTGGGCAGGAGGATGAGTGCTGGGTTGGATGGGTAGTGGAGCTCGGTGGCAACTAATAGCTTTAATACATctatttctcttgctgttttctcactgtctctttcactttcttcctttgGTCTCTCTATTTCCTTTCTCCATCCCAGGCTTTCCTCTGGACAAAGCTGTTGCTTACTCCAAGCTTCGAAACCCTTTTCTTATCAATGACCTGGCTATGCAGTATTACATCCAGGATAGGTATAGCTTTCTGTTGACTGGTGGGATGGGTGGCCCTGAGATTATGCCTGTTTAGAGAACCCACTCTGGGAGGGGCAGAGTCAAACCAACATGCTTAATTTTTGTACCATACCCTCTTGAGTTCTGTACACGGGTGTCTCCCAAttcctgaatgaatgaaatcCCTAGCCTCTCCCCTGGTCACCATCCCCCACCTCTCCCAGCTAATTTATTCGGGGGTGACAGGAGGGAGGTGTACCGGATCCTGCAGGAGGAGGGTATTGATCTGCCTCGATATGCTGTGCTCAACCGTGACCCTGCCCGGCCTGAGGGTGAGTACCTGGCCTTGTCCAGTCCTGCCCTGCTTTCTACGACTTAGCCCAGTTCTCCTTCCTCTAGACGTCTCCTATGTACCACCCGGCTCAGTGAGGCTTTGGTTACTGGATTATGGGTAGAGCTAGAGCCATGGGTCTTTGGACAGAACCTTGGACCTCTTATATAGATATTAATTACCATATCTATTATTAAGATATGGTCATAGCAATTTGAGGGTTATGGAGATTACAACTCAGAGAAGTGGGAGTTGGAAGTATTCTTAGGCCCTAGGAATGACCACACGCCTACCTTTCAGAGTGCAACCTGATTGAGGGTGAAGACCAGGTGGAGGTAAATGGTGCCGTCTTTCCCAAGCCCTTTGTGGAGAAGCCAGTGAGTGCAGAGGACCACAATGTTTACATCTACTACCCCAGCTCAGCTGGAGGAGGAAGCCAGCGCCTCTTCCGTAAGGTATGGGACACATCTGGGCATTTGGGGAGGCAGAGAAGTAGAAGGGCGAGAATGAGGTTGTGGGGAGGGAAGCTGGAGGATTTGGGGACAAGTTAgaggcaactttttttttccttcctttttctcctgaaGATTGGCAGCCGGAGCAGCGTTTACTCTCCTGAGAGCAGCGTCCGTAAGACAGGGTCATACATCTATGAGGAGTTTATGCCAACAGATGGCACAGATGTCAAGGTTATGGTGGATACAGGGATTTAAGAGGTTATAAAtgtctgggtggggtggggtgcttGGGAAGCAAGTGGAAGTGTATGGAAGTGGTCGTAGAAAATAAAGTATGAATGTGATTGGCTTTCATATGCAGGTAAAGGTAAGAAGTGGGGGAAGTAGGTATTTACATTGTCACTATCAGAGCAAGGGCAAGAGTGACATGGAAAATGGAATACTGTTGGTAAGTTATTCCTTAGTAAGGACTAGGCAATAGTTTTGGAGTCCTGTGGAGAAACCTTCATAATGATACTAGAGCTCAGTAAGAAAAATGTCAGTCTCTTTGTTCATAAAACTCggggatttgtttgttttgcttttgtttttgtttactgtGAAACTAGTCTACAGACATAGTGCTCATATTGTCTTCTCATATGCAGGGTGAGCTGTGGGCATACTCAGTGATGATATGTACCTGCAGGTGTATACAGTGGGACCAGACTATGCCCATGCTGAAGCCAGAAAATCTCCAGCTTTGGATGGGAAGGTCGAAAGAGACAGTGAGGGGAAAGAAATTCGATATCCAGTCATGCTGACTGCCATGGAAAAGCTGGTGGCCAGGAAAGTCTGCGTAGCTTTTAAGGTGGAGGAAGCCCCCCTTGGCGAAGGGGAGGGTGTGtgtgcggggtgggggtggggggcgtggtggagggagggatacagGAGAGGGGCTGTGGAATGAGGGGGGTGCTGAGAAGGAAGAGTGGCTCTCTTGTTCTCATCTTGCTTTTATCCCCTGCAGCAAACAGTCTGTGGTTTTGACCTCCTTCGTGCCAATGGTCATTCCTTTGTGTGTGATGTCAATGGCTTCAGTTTCGTCAAGAATTCGATGAAATACTACGATGACTGTGCCAAGATTCTGGGGTAAGGGACACAGTGGTCTGAGCTGGGGAGAATGGGCTTAAAGAAGAGAATTGGAAAGTTTTTACTTTATAGGCATGCCTTGTTTTATTGAGCTTCGCAGATACCGCGTTTTTTTAcatattgaaggtttgtggcaaccttgtgtCGAGCAAGTCTgttggcgccatttttccaacagcatttgcttacttcgtgtctctgtgtgacattttggtaattctcacaatatttcaaactttttcactatCATATTTGTcatagtgatctgtgatcagtgatctttgatgttactattgcaaaaagattacaacttgctgaaggctcagatgatggttagcatttttttttagtaaatttatttatttatttttttatttttgggtgtgttgggtcttcattgctgtgcgcaggctttctctagttgcggcgagcaggggctactcttcgttgtggtgtacaggcttctcactgtggtggcttctcttgcttcagagcacggtctctaggcgcgcgggattcagtagctgtggcacgcaggctcagtcgttgtggctcacaggctctagagcacaggctcaatagttgtggcgcatgggcttagttgctccacaacatgtgggatcttcccaggccagggatcgaacccatgtcccctgcattggcaggcagattcttaaccactgtgccaccagggaatccctatggttagcattttttagcaataaagtattttttaattaagatatgtacatttttttagacctaatgctattgcacacttaatatacTACAGTAtactgtaaacataactttcatatgcagTGCGAAACTAAAAAACTCATGTGACTCACTGTAttgcgatattcactttattgtggtggtctggaactgaactcacaatatctccgaggtatgcctgtattttaaatattgtaaaaatggtttaaaagtgAAAAAGGTGGGAATGccctgccggtccagtggttgggactccgagcttcccctgcagggggcacaggttcaatccttggtcggggaactaagatcctacaagccatacagcgcagccaaaaaaaaaaaagaatatagggcttacctggtggcgcagtggttaagaatccgcctgccaatgcaggggacacgggtttgatccctggtctggaagattccacatgccacggagcaactaaacccgtgcaccacaactactgagtctgcgctctagagcccacgagccacaactactgaagcctcagtgcctagagcccatgctctgcaacaagagaagccactgcaatgaaaaccCACgtactgcaaggaagagtagcccccactcgccgcagctagagaaagcccccgtgaaacaacgaagacccaacgcagccaaaaataaaataaattaaaaaaaatatatatagttaaaGCCCCTACATACCCCTTACTAATTAtatccccttccctcccaccccccagaggTAACCAGTCCTTTATTTGGTCATTcccatttatatattcatattttttttttacatatatggggtggtttttgcatgtttttagattttatattaatgtatttttcaacTACTTGTTAGTTTTTGTGAGCTTCATTCATATATGTAGTtctggttcattcattttcacatgGCTTCTTTGCATTTCTCCTTCTAGGAACACCATAATGCGGGAGCTTGCCCCGCAGTTCCAGATCCCATGGTCCATCCCCACAGAGGCTGAGGACATTCCCATTGTCCCTACCACATCTGGCACTATGTGAGcaaaagtaaaagttaaaaatctGGAGTAACCTACTTAAGGCATCTGTGTCAGACCAGTGGTTACTTCCTGACCCTGTGCCATCTGACCAGTGGATCCTACCTTTATTCCTAATCTCAGATAgtttttcctctgttctttgaCCTATTGGGTAGGATGAAATGGGAGGCGGTGTGGGGTGGGATTGGGGAGAGGCTCTAACAACATTCCCTATCTTAGGATGGAACTTCGTTGCGTCATTGCAATTATCCGTCATGGAGATCGTACCCCCAAGCAGAAGATGAAGATGGAAGTGACACACCCAAGGTGGGCAGAGTATCCTAATCTAGACAAATAGGTTTTtgtgagggaaatggggaggggtACCTCCCAGAGGCTCTTGTCTGTCTCAGCCCATACTGAAGCTTCTCCTTATTTCTTCAGGTTTTTTAGTCTATTTGAAAAACATGGTGGCTACAAGACAGGGAAATTAAAACTGAAGCGGCCCGAGCAGCTACAGGTAAGGTGATGAATCTGGCTGGGAGGAGCAGTGCTACAGAAAGATAGAGGGTATGGGATTGGGGGCCTCAGTGAGAGACCAGGATGAAAGCCTAACCAGCCAGGACTTGGCCTCCTGCACGGATACCCTGTTCTTTCCTCCAGGAGGTGCTGGACATCACAAGGCTGCTATTGGCTGAACTGGAAAAAGAACCAGGTGGTGAGATTGAGGAGAAGACTGGGAAACTGGAGCAGCTGAAATCTGTGCTGGAGATGTGAGAAAGGGAATAGGAAAGGGGGGCCACTAGCAGTGAGAATTGGGTGCTGGGGTAGAAAGTAAACTGTGAGTTTATCCTGCAGGTATGGTCACTTCTCAGGCATCAACCGGAAGGTGCAGTTAACTTACTACCCTCATGGAGTAAAAGCTTCTAATGAGGGGCAAGGTAAGATGTAATACCCACTTCCCATTACCACTCACATCTTTTATTCTTGAACCCTTAGATGACCTCTATCCCAAATTACCTTTCCGGGCTCCTCAGAAGACCTAACGTTTAGATGTCCCCAATATTTTCCTTAGATCTAGACCTGTTCACTGCCCCTTATTCCCGCAGATCCACAGGGGGAGGCTCTGGCCCCATCCCTATTGCTGGTACTGAAGTGGGGTGGAGAACTGACCCCTGCTGGCCGTGTTCAGGCTGAGGAGCTGGGGCGAGCTTTCCGCTGCATGTACCCTGGAGGACAGGGTGAGTGTTTTGTAAATACCTAGCAGAGCTGAGATAAGATGATTAGAGAATAAGTTGGGGAAACAAGGGACAGAGACAATAGGGAAGTCAAAGGGGAAATGAGCATTCGTGGGTATTTATAGCCATCCATTCCTGGTCTTCCCCTTTGCCCCCAGGTGACTATGCTGGCTTCCCTGGGTGTGGGCTGCTTCGCCTCCATAGCACCTTCCGCCATGATCTCAAGATTTATGCCTCTGATGAGGGCCGTGTCCAGATGACTGCTGCAGCCTTTGCTAAGGTGCACACTACAGTTCTCCCACAGTCCCAGCTTCCATTAGGTAGAGAAGCAGAGTTTGGAGAACTAGTTGGAAATTTCAGAGTGTTTGTGTGCCAACTCAGAGAAGTTTCTGCTTGTGTCtgactgcattctttttttttttttaattggggtatagttgctttacaatgttgtgttagtttctactgtacagcaaagtgaatcagctgtatgtactGACTGCATTCTATACTACTGAGAATAATTAGTGGGGTGGGCCCCTTGACCTATACCCCAACTCCCAAGCCAGCTCTCATTTGATCTCTGGGACCATCGAGGCCTAGGGGAACTAGACTGGAAGGAAAACTAATAGATTTTGTGCTTCCCCTCCAGGGCCTTCTAGCTCTAGAAGGGGAGCTGACACCCATTTTGGTACAAATGGTGAAGAGTGCCAACATGAACGGGCTCTTGGACAGTGATGGCGATTCCCTGAGCAGCTGCCAGCACCGGGTGAAGGCTCGGCTGCACCACATTTTGCAGCAGGATGCACCCTTTGGCCCTGAGGATTATGATCAGGTCAGGCTCTCCTAGACTTTGTGCCCAACACAACCCAATCCCCAAATCCTAGAATTCTAAATAATAGTAATGAGTAAtggtacttactatgtgccaggcactgttttatgtGCTCTTCCATGTATtgtatcatttaatccttacccTTTGAGATAAGTGTGGGTCCACAATCTGTCATCCACagttttggaaatgaaaaagatttTTATAACTTTGCCACCAAGATTCGTTTGACAGCAAAACCCGACATGGTAAGACTCTTTCTAATCCCCATTTATCCCATCTAGTGTAAATAGTTATACATTTTgctacagaaatagaaaagttgTTTGGTTATGTCCTAGGCCCTGCTGGAGGTATTATCTAACATGTGGCGTATGCACCGTATTAACTTCTTAAAGTCCCAAGAATTCTCAATTCCAAAACACAGCTGATCCCAAGGATTTTGAATGAAAGGATGTTTCAGTTTATCTGTTGCTGTATAAAAAACTACCCCAAAACTCAGTAACTTAAGACAAAAACCATTTTATCACCTTACAGCTCTAGGCTCAACTAGTCTTCCCTAAAATTGCCCAGCTGCTGTCCAGATGTTGGGGCTGGAACCATCTGGAGGCTCAACTGGGATGCTAAGATGGCTGGGCTCTCTCCCTCCTCGTGATGTCCCTGTCCCTGTAGTCTCAGAGCCTCTCCTCTCCATGTGTTTTTCCCATGTGGTTTTTCCagcagaccagggatcaaatccatgcccccggcagtggaagcatgaagtcctaaccactggaccatcagggaattccccagacggATTTCTTAAATAGTAGCTTAGGACTCCCCCATAGCAGAAACTTTCAAGCTTTTTTAAAGTGTAGGCCCAGAATTAGCACAGTATaaccttgttattttttgttggtTAAGCAGTCacagggccagcccagattcaagggaaggGGAATGTGACAAAGAATTAATGGCCATCTTTAATCCACTGTAAGAACTGTGGACCGGTActacttccccccccccccccccactttacAGACGAGGAAGCCTAGGCTCAGAAGAATTTAAGCAGCCTTTCCAAGGTCACCCAAGGAATCTTAACTAGAGAGCCCAGGCTGTTAGCCACTACAATATACTGCCTCACAGTATTAATCACAGTGGATGCCACTACCCAAGccatcctttttcctttttcctatgtATCCATGCCATGATTGACTGGGGATCATGTGCCAGACCGTGATTTTCTACCATCCTCCTACTCACAGCTCCTCATTTCATAACTGCTGTGTAACCATTTTTGATAGATTCTTAAATAAGCAAAGTAGCTGAGCACATTGACTAGAGAATGGCATTTTCTGTGTTCTTCTCTGAGCAGGCCTTGATAAAGGGGCAGGACCTTGCTGCCTTATTTTCCAATCCATTGCTcaatgtcaaatccaaaaaagcTAAGgtatctttcctttttccttgctTCCTTTTGCCAGCAAGAATGGAACTTGTGAGGACCGAGGTAGAATGAGTACATTCAACCTGCaatctccttccccctccccattcttCATTGACTGTGACCATCCTAAATGCTTGAGTTGGAACTTAGTTCTGAGACAGCACCTCTACTCTAGATTCAAGCTAGCATCTTGTTTAGAGGAGTAAGATAGTTATGTCTATCGCCCACTCATGAAAACATTCTGTGGGGATTTTGGTTTAATCTGTATTCCTCAGCATTTTCCGTGCTTATTTTAGAACCCCCAAGAAAAGAACCTagatctattttatttcctctgactCCAAGACTTTTAAGATGACCCATTCTTAGATGACTGTGTGCTAGAGCAGTCCCCTCATCTGAACTGCTAGTGTTCCCAGTAGCCTAAGAATGCTTGTTGGGTGAGCCAACAGACAGAGCTTATTTTCCAGGCAGTCTCTCTGTAATAAGCTCACAGCAATCTAGGCAACTGGCACTGAACCTGTCTTGCTTTTCATCTTTCTATTCTCCACAGCTGGCTCCCACTGGAAGCACTTCCCTACTCAACTCCATGGCTATAATCCAGAATCCTGTGAAGGTCTGTGATCAGGTATTTGCCCTGATTGAAAACCTCACTCACCAGATCCAGGAACGGATGCAGGACCCCAAGTCTGTAGGTGGGTTTGAATACTACTATCTTCCTTTCAAGATTTTGGGTATGGATGGGTTCCTCAGACAATCCTGTGTCCTCTCCTAAGTGTCTGAGACACGTCATCCTCATCTCTCTGGTTCTGCTTCAGATTTGCTAGGGTCTTTTGTTAGAGGTGAAGCCTTTGGCTCTGTCTGACTGTCTGTCTTCCTTCCAGACCTGCAGCTTTACCACAGCGAGACACTAGAGCTAATGCTACAGCGTTGGAGCAAGCTGGAGCGTGACTTTCGACAGAAGAGTGGGCGCTATGATATCAGTAAGATCCCTGACATCTATGACTGTGTCAAGTATGATGTGCAGCACAATGGGAGTCTGGGACTTCAAGGCACAGCAGAGTTGCTCCGTCTCTCTAAGGCACTGGCTGATGTGGTCATTCCCCAGGTGTGTCTCACATAAGGGATGGAGCCTGGGGCTAGGGGCACTgcggaaggaaggagagaaaaggcaggaaggaggggcggtgtgggaaCCAGGGGAAGGAAACTTAGAGAAGGAATTAGTTGTTACAATTAGAGCTACAATCCTGGCTCTGAGGAAGCCCAAGAGGCTAACTGAGGAAAAACCTGGAGAGGGGGAATGTGGTGATTTTGGAAGAAGCCCTAGACCTGAGGTGAAGACAGGCATGATCTTGGACCTGGGAGAATGAGGCAAGAAGAAAACAAGATTCATTGAGGTGCTTATTCCTGGCCTGTGGCCCCTAGGAGTACGGGATCAGTCGGGAGGAGAAACTGGAAATTGCCGTGGGCTTCTGTCTTGCACTGCTGCGGAAGATACTACTTGACCTGCAGAGAACCCACGAGGATGAGTCTGTCAACAAGCTGCACCCCCTGTGAGGGAGGGCTGGGCGGGGCgctggatggagggaggggcatGTCAGGGAGCTCTTGGGGGAGCCCAGGCTGGGACAGCTTGGGGAACCGAGAACGGAAGCGGTCCTGGGATGGAAAAGAGAGGGAAGTCTTTGAGGCGGGAGGAGGGAGTTTGTGGAGGGCCGAGAAGAGGACTGGCTGACAGTGTGAGTAACTTAGCTGCTGTCTCAGGTACTCCCGAGGAGTGCTCTCCCCAGGCCGCCATGTTCGAACACGTCTCTACTTCACCAGTGAAAGCCATGTCCACTCCCTACTCAGTGTCTTTCGTTATGGGGGACTTCTTGATGTAAGGATCCTTTTTCCTTCAGCCTATGAATGTCTTTTCCCAGCGTTCTTTTACTCTCCTCCTCATGCTTCTTTTTTACCGCAAGCTTCCTCTGTTCTCCTCGTCTCCCTGCCCATTCCCTGACTCCCTCGTCCTTGGGCATTAGCTTACCTCTTCTTGTGTTCGGTAGGAGACCAAGGATGCACAATGGCAGCGAGCTTTGGCTTATCTTAGTGCCATCTCAGAGCTCAACTACATGACCCAGATTGTCATCATGCTTTATGAAGACAACACACGGGTGAGGAGCTAACAGGGGGAGGTGAGGAAAGGGccccttctttcttctccatcccCTTTTAGGGAAAAACTTTTTTATGCTTAGAATCTGTAGAATCCAGTTAGGTGTGGTACCTAGGTGCAGCATGATAGAGAACATCCAGGAGGTTCCTCCTGGAACAGAAAGCATGTTTTGGGTTGGTGTTGAGCCAGAGAGATACCAGAGAACATAGCTCTGGCATTAGGGAGGGTATGGGATTTGAACAATGTTACAATGAGTCTTTTTCTCTCAAACATTGTTACACATATACCTTCTTCATCTGGCTCCACAAAGATATCTTTAAATGTGCTGCTGTATGCACTGTAGCAAAGCTGAATTCCTGTGGGAGATGGATAGGGAGGGGGGCAGTTGTAGAACTGGAAGTTGGCAAGTCCTGTGGAGGTTGAGAGTATGAGGATCCTGTAACACTAGACTGTAGATAAAGGGAGCTATTACTGTAGAGGGGTGTAAGACACTGAAACCTCAGCCCTGGGAGGATGTGTCCTCTTGAGTTCCTCTCTGTTGTCCCTGCCTGGTCTTCCACCACCATGTCCAGCTTCTCCAACTGCCCTTTCATCTGGTGATGCCCTAAAGGATCCCTTATCAGAGGAGCGGTTCCATGTGGAGCTGCACTTCAGCCCTGGAGTGAAAGGTGTCGAGGAAGAAGGCAGTGCCCCACCTGGCTGTGGATTCCGTCCAGCCTCTTCTGAGGTGGGTCAGAGTGCTGGGATTTGGGACTGGAGGACTTAGGAACCAAGTGATGGGAAACTCGGGAACAGTACAGGGAGGTTAAAAGGGTTGGGGAGAATTGGATTAGGAGGCTGGAGACCATTAACACCTCTCCTATCTATGCCTGTTGTTGGGTAGAATGAGGAGATGAAAACAGACCAAGGCAGCATGGAGGACCTGTGCCCGGGGAAGGCATCAGATGAGCCAGACCGAGCATTGCAGACCTCACCCCAGCCCTCTGAGGGCCCTGGCCTCCCAAAGAGATCACCCCTCATTCGTAACCGCAAAGCCGGCTCCATGGAGGTAATGGGAGGGGCTTGGGAGAAAGAAGTGGTGGAAGTGCTCATAGGACAATATCCATGAATCTCTGAATCCCCTCAGTGGAATTCTTAGGACCTTAAACAGAGTCTTCCTGCCCCTGATGGATATGTtttacttaatctctctttcaCAGCTGGTCTCCCAGGAAAGCTCCTCTAAGCTGGTTGCTACTTCTGAGGTTAAAGAGATGCCAGTGAGGGGTGCCTGAGAGATAAGGACTTTTAGAGATGAGATTGAGGAGGAGGCCTCTGGATGAATTTGAAAAGGCAgttctttaaaaggaaatatagtaGAAAAGCATGTACTCTGGGCTGAAATCCCAGTCTGATAATCAGAcgctctgtgatcttggacagGTACCTTCTCCAAGCctaaatttttttcatctgtaaaatataagTAATACT comes from Balaenoptera ricei isolate mBalRic1 chromosome 2, mBalRic1.hap2, whole genome shotgun sequence and encodes:
- the PPIP5K1 gene encoding inositol hexakisphosphate and diphosphoinositol-pentakisphosphate kinase 1 isoform X12, whose amino-acid sequence is MWSLPASEGESATAHFFLGAGDEGLGTRGIGMRTEESDSELLEDEEDEVPPEPQIIVGICAMTKKSKSKPMTQILERLCRFDYLTVIILGEDVILNEPVENWPSCHCLISFHSKGFPLDKAVAYSKLRNPFLINDLAMQYYIQDRREVYRILQEEGIDLPRYAVLNRDPARPEECNLIEGEDQVEVNGAVFPKPFVEKPVSAEDHNVYIYYPSSAGGGSQRLFRKIGSRSSVYSPESSVRKTGSYIYEEFMPTDGTDVKVYTVGPDYAHAEARKSPALDGKVERDSEGKEIRYPVMLTAMEKLVARKVCVAFKQTVCGFDLLRANGHSFVCDVNGFSFVKNSMKYYDDCAKILGNTIMRELAPQFQIPWSIPTEAEDIPIVPTTSGTMMELRCVIAIIRHGDRTPKQKMKMEVTHPRFFSLFEKHGGYKTGKLKLKRPEQLQEVLDITRLLLAELEKEPGGEIEEKTGKLEQLKSVLEMYGHFSGINRKVQLTYYPHGVKASNEGQDPQGEALAPSLLLVLKWGGELTPAGRVQAEELGRAFRCMYPGGQGDYAGFPGCGLLRLHSTFRHDLKIYASDEGRVQMTAAAFAKGLLALEGELTPILVQMVKSANMNGLLDSDGDSLSSCQHRVKARLHHILQQDAPFGPEDYDQLAPTGSTSLLNSMAIIQNPVKVCDQVFALIENLTHQIQERMQDPKSVDLQLYHSETLELMLQRWSKLERDFRQKSGRYDISKIPDIYDCVKYDVQHNGSLGLQGTAELLRLSKALADVVIPQEYGISREEKLEIAVGFCLALLRKILLDLQRTHEDESVNKLHPLYSRGVLSPGRHVRTRLYFTSESHVHSLLSVFRYGGLLDETKDAQWQRALAYLSAISELNYMTQIVIMLYEDNTRDPLSEERFHVELHFSPGVKGVEEEGSAPPGCGFRPASSENEEMKTDQGSMEDLCPGKASDEPDRALQTSPQPSEGPGLPKRSPLIRNRKAGSMEVMNMQCTGNLDLIPLRGRRRRRSGDLPRPSPAIGLQPRAVSTTHLASCTQVLSETSSSRPGGYRLFSSSRPPTEMKQSGLGFEGCSMVPTIYPLETLHNALSLRQVSEFLSRVCQRHTDAQAQASAALFDSMHSNQTSDSPFSPPRTLHSPTLQLRQRSEKPPWYSSGPSSTVSSAGPSSPTAVDGNCHFGFSDHPSLNSHVTEEHQGLGLLQESIGNGAQELPIEREQEPFERNQSPQEPPVETSQPCQKVAEEVSQPCQDIPEEVSQPCQEVPDISQPCKEKHDDVNQTCQEVPQISQPCQNASQLYQKVSEEACELCQENSEEVNQPLQGVPVEVGRLVHGFPVGVGGLAQEILMEVGKPAQEIPEELSQPCQEFSGDIGRLAQETSAIILLSQDIPEVDKPSQEFPGEGDLYVQEVPEEVNQQQSYVVPELIDQLSGEDVPQVQYPSSNANPQSQSLARDQNSPLPPATCD
- the PPIP5K1 gene encoding inositol hexakisphosphate and diphosphoinositol-pentakisphosphate kinase 1 isoform X4, translating into MWSLPASEGESATAHFFLGAGDEGLGTRGIGMRTEESDSELLEDEEDEVPPEPQIIVGICAMTKKSKSKPMTQILERLCRFDYLTVIILGEDVILNEPVENWPSCHCLISFHSKGFPLDKAVAYSKLRNPFLINDLAMQYYIQDRREVYRILQEEGIDLPRYAVLNRDPARPEECNLIEGEDQVEVNGAVFPKPFVEKPVSAEDHNVYIYYPSSAGGGSQRLFRKIGSRSSVYSPESSVRKTGSYIYEEFMPTDGTDVKVYTVGPDYAHAEARKSPALDGKVERDSEGKEIRYPVMLTAMEKLVARKVCVAFKQTVCGFDLLRANGHSFVCDVNGFSFVKNSMKYYDDCAKILGNTIMRELAPQFQIPWSIPTEAEDIPIVPTTSGTMMELRCVIAIIRHGDRTPKQKMKMEVTHPRFFSLFEKHGGYKTGKLKLKRPEQLQEVLDITRLLLAELEKEPGGEIEEKTGKLEQLKSVLEMYGHFSGINRKVQLTYYPHGVKASNEGQDPQGEALAPSLLLVLKWGGELTPAGRVQAEELGRAFRCMYPGGQGDYAGFPGCGLLRLHSTFRHDLKIYASDEGRVQMTAAAFAKGLLALEGELTPILVQMVKSANMNGLLDSDGDSLSSCQHRVKARLHHILQQDAPFGPEDYDQLAPTGSTSLLNSMAIIQNPVKVCDQVFALIENLTHQIQERMQDPKSVDLQLYHSETLELMLQRWSKLERDFRQKSGRYDISKIPDIYDCVKYDVQHNGSLGLQGTAELLRLSKALADVVIPQEYGISREEKLEIAVGFCLALLRKILLDLQRTHEDESVNKLHPLYSRGVLSPGRHVRTRLYFTSESHVHSLLSVFRYGGLLDETKDAQWQRALAYLSAISELNYMTQIVIMLYEDNTRDPLSEERFHVELHFSPGVKGVEEEGSAPPGCGFRPASSENEEMKTDQGSMEDLCPGKASDEPDRALQTSPQPSEGPGLPKRSPLIRNRKAGSMEVLSETSSSRPGGYRLFSSSRPPTEMKQSGLGSQCTGLFSTTVLGGSSSAPNLQDYARSQGKKLPPASLKHRDELLFVPAVKRFSVSFAKHPTNELLDDQHPVVRLLRSCSSDCTGGWPVSLDATLAHHLHQCSYHLRLFRNWLRSGQDDPECLYGFEGCSMVPTIYPLETLHNALSLRQVSEFLSRVCQRHTDAQAQASAALFDSMHSNQTSDSPFSPPRTLHSPTLQLRQRSEKPPWYSSGPSSTVSSAGPSSPTAVDGNCHFGFSDHPSLNSHVTEEHQGLGLLQESIGNGAQELPIEREQEPFERNQSPQEPPVETSQPCQKVAEEVSQPCQDIPEEVSQPCQEVPDISQPCKEKHDDVNQTCQEVPQISQPCQNASQLYQKVSEEACELCQENSEEVNQPLQGVPVEVGRLVHGFPVGVGGLAQEILMEVGKPAQEIPEELSQPCQEFSGDIGRLAQETSAIILLSQDIPEVDKPSQEFPGEGDLYVQEVPEEVNQQQSYVVPELIDQLSGEDVPQVQYPSSNANPQSQSLARDQNSPLPPATCD